The following DNA comes from Anopheles arabiensis isolate DONGOLA chromosome 3, AaraD3, whole genome shotgun sequence.
cgCGAGACCTCGCGGTACCCGCCGAACGTGACTGTGTGTCCTTTTTCTAGATCAAcaccttccatttttttattggttcTGTTAgagattgtatttttttctgataCAGCCATTTGGCAGGCACATAACCTTTGTCGGCTTGATAGATGAAAATCAAAGTAGGACAATGTCGTTGGAACAGTTTCCTCTCTACAATTATTGTGACCCTCAGCAAATGAAACTGATTGCATCGGTGAAGGTTTTCGTGTACGTGTACgtaaaggttttgttttttatttattccccGCTAGAATGTATCTTTCCCCCAACTGAGCCTCTGATTCGTCAACGTTTGAGATTTTCGAATAGATGAAATTGTaaagttaatttattttcttttattcaacTTTATTGTTGTCACTTGATATTGGATTTGCtgacatttttgttccattgTACAACATTACATTGACATTACAGCATCCATTATATGGCATTCTTTGCATGAACTCATCAAAAAgctaagtttttttttgcattttccagATCAATAAATTAATACAAAAACTATAACTGCAATCATTGAATAAAGTATCAACAATTGGTTCATCATTTTCTTATCTTTTGGCGTCGTCTACGCCAAATCGGACATGTTTATGTCGATTGATTTGAATGAAGAGCTGCAgttatttgcctttttttataaaatttgtaATAACTGAGCTTTTAAGTTCGATACCAAATGTATTGCATTCTTGCAAACTTTTTACTCGACTCAATATGCTCTCTTAAATCTCCCAAACACATATTATCTACCTTATTTAAACTTCAAGTGTGGCCACACTAACGCTAACAAAACGCATCATTCCTACAAGGCAGTAAAGGCGCTTGAAATCATCACAACAAATCCCCATCATCTTCGGTATGTGGAAAAATTTCTGAATTCGTAATTTGTCTCTACCACTAAAAATTATGGTATCGTCAAGTTTTTCCTGTACATCATGCCATTCCGCTGTTTCATCGTCGCagccgccgtcgccgccgccaccgtttACGTAGTGCAAAACACGCGATCCCGTAACATGAGGCAGGCGCTGATTGCACTCAAAGAagcgaaaaggaaaacaagcaGGCTGCTGGGGTGGAGAAAGCGGTGCAATTGCACCGGCCGTTCTTTTGCACTCCTTTGCTCTCCCGTTCTGCGGTATTCACATTTGACCCAAAAAGGTGCGCCGTTGTACTtgcataaaaatagaaaatatctCGTTTGTCCGATCTGCCACCGGGTTCCAGGCTTGCTGCTGGCTGATGGTTGCTGATGCTCACCTAACTTGTCAGCGTGCGTCAGTTGGTCTGCGATGGATCCGATCGCACGCACAACATCGAGAAGCCCGCTAAGAAATGTCTGCTCGCGGCTGTGTAGCATTAAACGACGACAATCTTTAGCTCACTAACTATGCTGCCATCCAGCTCCCCGACGCGCACGTCATAATTTTGCGCTTCATTAATAAAATACACCACGGCCACTGATGTGATGTCTCCGTGCCATGTCCGCCCGAACGAAGGGAAAGCTTCATCACACCCCGGGAGACTGAACGGCTCCGGTTTGCGAAAAATGACATCCACCGGACCGAGCACGGCTTGGCCACGGGTTTCATTCCGGTAGGTGATATCTGCCGTCCAGCCAGGCGGAAAGCTTACCTGCAGAACGTAAGTGGGGGTTTTGGGGCCGAGCGCTTTGAGGACGGCCTTAAAAAGGCAACCAGCAGAAGCTATCGAACTTTCCCAATCGGGTAGAGACGGTTTGCCAAATTCGGGtggaatattttattaatgaaATGCCTTACCATACGCGGGTCGAAGGGAGCTACCGGTGTGACGGATGGGAACCGAGACGAAGGAAATGGTACtctatgatgatgatggcacaTACCATCGGGTTCGTCACTTGCACAGCATTTAGCACGTAAATGATGAGTGTTTGCTAAATTTCTATGCTGTTAGTGTGCTGATAGCGCACGATTTGTGCATTGAATTTAGTTATACCAGACTAGTGTCACATTATTATTTCtgcttattttttttgtttcgatcgattgtgtgtattttgttgtttcgatcgatcgaccgtgtaattttttattatatcgaTCGATCTAATTTTGATATTGTTCATATCTTGTAGCACATCATTGtataatattttattctaaTTACATCGTTGAATTACATcgttgagccggtctcgtggtacagtcgtcaatttgTAGGACATCATAActtgtccgtcatgggttcaagtcccgaatggaccgtgccccatACGTATGATTGACTGTCTTAGTATGgataatcaataagtcactgaaagacaagctcactagtgggtactggcAGGCAAATCTGTAAGGATTGCTTTTTGGTCGATAAATTTCTAATTATCCTAATGATTATAGccttttcttgtgtttttaatcctttattttattgttatgtTTTGTGGAATAATAGGTTTTTTATCGACTTTTTGAATTTAACATGCCTTCCTATCATCAACTTGTTCTAAACTTATGGTAGGTTTTTATGGTAAGGCTTTAGCTAGGTATGATTTAAAAATTAGGCATGATATACTTAAGCTTTGCATCATACATACtgtcaatttaaaaaaaatcgcattttacattattttgcaGAATCTCAATCATGAAATGCAATATTAAAAACCAATGTCCTTATATCATCTTAAGTGATTTATTCTCTAGAGACATTTATACAGCCATGGGTTGATCGATAACTACCTTAGATAGTATAGATGTATTACACGTTTCAGTGCCCGATTGAGCCGAAACCAGCCCTAGGCCCTAGGACACCAGCACTTCACAACGGCCGCCCATCAATAGCTTCATCTAACGTGCGCTGTATAATAGTGGCCATCCGCTCCGCTTCCCCCCAACATTCAAAGATGGCTTCCATTTCACTGCGTAAACTCTCCCCCTtgtgcattgcattgcatttgGTCAGAAACGATTTATCTCCATCTGCGCCCTACCTGTTAATCCGTTTTTTGCTACAAATTGTGTAATATctggctactgctgctgctgaagtgctTTTACGGCATGCCGAAGGATGATAGTTTTAAAtgtatggtgtgtgtgtgtgtatttgtgtgtgtgtgtgtgtgtgtgtgtgtgtgtgtttaatttttttatatcatAGATCATGCTATGCACgcctgcttttttgttgttgctgttaccAACTTTGATACGCCATTTGTCGTATGTCACGCCATCGCAAGCCGTGTTCAAACAAATTGCCAATAAGTCAACTTGTCGTTACTGacactgttttctttttcccctaCCGCTTCTCTTTTTCATCCGCAGGATGATCGGTCGCCGATGTCGTCCGGCAGTGAATCGGACGATTATTCGCCCCCGGAATCGCCCCCTCCAGGACCTAGCGTTAATACTAGCAGTAATACCAACGTCAACAGTAGTAATAATCAtcatttgcagcagcagcaaccgcagcaAGGCAGCTCGAACGAAAAGCACACTACCAGAAGTGCTGGTACACAGAGTGCAGGAAGTGGTGCAGCATCAAGCACTGCTGCcggcacagcaacaacaagcgTGATGACCGCTtcaagtgctgctgctgctgctaccattAACGCCATCCAGCAGCAAattcagcaacagcagcaagcactTCAGCAGCAAATTCAACACtgtcagcagcagctacagcagcagaaacagcaACCAAAGTCCGGCAAAGCGAAGGCATCCACGGTAAAGGTGAAACAGGAACCGGTGGCACCGTCGGCAGTACCACCATCGTCGACAATATCCACCGCCACATCGTCAACAATCGTTGCACCGGCACCGAACAGTGTGGCGCCTCAGATAACGAGCAGCATCATCTATCCGGCGTCGGCACTGAGCACCTTACCACAGGATGTGCTGTTAAACCTGCTACAATCGGGGCAGATACAGCTCCATAGCGAAGGTATGTTTGATGCACTCCTCAAGAAAAAAGGCcatgaaaaatgttttaatttatgtttgttgctttttaggTGGAACACAAAAATACGTCACGATCCCGCTACCTCTGATGTCTGGCAATAAAACTACAACCAAATCATCCAACGCGTCCAATGGGCAGCAAAAATCCTCGAGTGGCAACTCAACGTCCTCTACGTCAGCTAGCTCGTCTGTTCCCGTGACTTCGACCCGAAGCGGCAGTGGTGCGTCCTCATCCCGGCGAAACGCAACTACTATTAAGACTGAAGTGCTCGAGTAGCAAGGCTTTATTAGCGTGTGAAACCCCCTCTCGCGGCAGGGAACATATTTTCCAACAGAACCATGTCCGATTAAGGTCAATCGGTACTTTTGTTTCTTGCTATTGGTTATTGGTTTCCAGAACTCAATTCGTATGTTGCTGAGTGCAAGCACAATTTAGATAAATATTACAAAAGTTTGTTTAGGCTTGTTTGATTCTTTGGTTTCTGTTATTGCAAATTTCTAGACATATTATATTGCATTATAGATTTGTTTCAGAACAAATTTCGTTTAATAATTAGAACCACTTATAACCAACGTCCCATATAACGAGTTCACTAGCCTAAAGGAAGCGATTAGAGATAGGGGCAgcgtgaaattgaaaatgtttttttgttgtattccTTACCAAATAAGCTGAAGTATTATGTTTTATGCATCAAACGATACGTAAATGGATTCCTAAAAAAATCCTTATGGAATGGATTCCTTATGGATTCCTTATGGAAAAAAGGACGCTACTCAAATGTTACAGCATTTTTTACAACATCGTGGAACACTTACGTCGTGAGTCAATCCCATGAGCAGACACTTTCTCGATACATCAAACTTTTTGTTCGAACGGTTTGTCTGTCGAGGAAGTCTTACAACGAATCGTAATTATGTTCCAAGATCTTGGGATAAATCAGAATTTAGGCACGGTCCTTTGCGAGAAATTGTCacataaaatttgaaaaagtgaaaattcaATCGAAAGTAATACTTAGTAGAATTAAAACACGTACCGTGTGGTGCATTGTTCGTAATATTTCAGcatattttttaatgtaatatAGCCGAAAAACAAACTCTCGTTGTTAGTTTCACGCTACTGCTGATCGCACCATAACGAGCATTTCTAAAGTTTGAGCTTTTACTTTAGTaacatttaaatgtttgaatATTTCTTCAGTGGACAAGTAATGTGATGTAATACATCTACAAAAAACATTACtttgaacaatttttttcatattatGCTTTACTTGTACTAAAACCAATTGAAACACTTTAACACGGTTTAGTTCGTTATCTACACTTTGCAAGTCAGTTCCAATAATTGTTTCACAATTtcggaaaatgaaaaatatgagtaatttgaaaattgtttctttGATGATTATCGCTACCTCGGCAACTGTAATGTTAggccaaaaaataataaaaaattatagGAAAACAAATCATCTCGCACGAAaaggaaatattaaaaatgattatcacttgaaacaaaattcaaagaTCAAGGATCGTTAAATCACGGTACAGTCACCGCATTGTAGAGAACGCGAAAAACCCTTCTCGCATTTGTAACCAGAGTTTGCAACACCTCACGTACGTCGCCACGTACGTTCATTGCGTTGTTGCTTCTGGCGTATTTATCGTTTTATTGGTTAGCCTATTATTTGAGGAAAATATCAACCATTTACCATTTTTTGTATGCATTATTTGAGCATGTTTAACAATTTACCCAGTTAATAGCACTGTTGTTCAACAGCGTCTAAGCCCATCCAACCCAAATTATCCCGATCGATACGTTTGCGTTTGTGATGTTGCACTGTTGTGTATAGTTTAGGGCTTTTCTACTGCTGCTAAACGATGCGAAACCCCCACACTAAATCGAGCTAAAATATATGGATAACTTATTACTAGCTTTAAGAAATTGCAGACATTAATTTCGTCTTCATCCTATCCCACACCTGCCGGCTTCCTGTAGCTTCCTTTCCTATACGGTACTGTAGCTTCCTGTAATGGTCAACAGTGCTTTTCCCCCATCTAGTACCTACTTGTTCtttgtttgttgcattttgctccatttgatacaaaaaaaggataaataaaatatatacgGAAAGTAACACATCCCAACACACGGCAAGGGTTTTCTTAAGTGACCGTTAAAGCTCCGTCTCCAGGAGCTAATCCGAAAACTGTACACTACACCATTGGTTTTCGTGTTAAACTTTTTCAACCTGTTTTTACTCCATTGTTTGTTCCATTCGACCACAGCAAAGAAGCATACTAATGTACTAATTCCGACTGTTTATCGTCACCCGCCGTGCTGCTATTGGACACAGAATAAAGAgtataaaaatgcaatttcgTTGCCGGCGCGTCACCGTTTCGGTGGAATATTTTCACGGCGCGCTCGGGCACTCAAAATTAACCATTGCGCGCGTCCGTACTTGGCTGTGGCTCCCATTTTCGGTGATGGCGACAGTTCTCCCCACCAACCCCATCCACTCCGCTTTTGTACTTTTTACACCTTCCCGAACGATATTATGGCTTCTAATCGAAATTCAAATCGCCATCTTGCCCGGCCACTCCGCGTGCTTCCGTCAGCGAATCAAagcgcggtggtggtggtggtgcaattCCACGCTGTGGGCGGGTAATTATCGTGATTGGAATTGATTAATTCTGCATTTGTTAACGTGCTTCGTCTGGCGGTAGAAGTGGCCGATGGGGGGAGAGTTTTATGCCCCGTAGCAAAGTGTGCAAACAGTGGGCAATGATTAGGTTCGGTTCTTCAATCATGCTCGTTACTTTTAATGAACTCATCGTACTGTAGATTATaaactaaaaagaaaaaggcatgtttaaatgaaaaatctcCCGCTTTTATGATACAAATGTGTTCTATACCATcgaaaacataataattcgtcacctttgttttcttctgaTCATGTATAATGTATGTGCTAACTACAATGCCATACATTCCTTTGAGCTATTCCTTTTATCGCAGCCCAGGCTCAATTTAGTGGCACAAACCTGTCAACATGTTGCCggtgaaattgttttcccccaAAACACAACGACCCACACAAGGCCCGTCAGCTTACATGCGGGGAAATGATGGTGGCTCACACCCAACGGCCGTACGGATTCGTATCTGCGTACGTATTAATCACGAATGGGACAACAACGCGTCAGTGGTGCGCCTCCACCGAACGTACGCTAAATCGATTCCATTTCCACGTGCTGCAATAATGATGCAACTGGGCCCAAACATAACACATGTAACacaggaaggaaaggaaattgtCGTGTCAATGGACTCACACGATATAGTATTTATTTCCTtctttcgttctctctctctctctctctctctctctctctctctctctctctctcatgttCGCTCTCTTTTTACTCTATTGAATGATATATCTAATGCATGCTTTAAGCAATACAGCAATTTCAGAAGAGTACAGTTCTGTGACACTTGCACGTGACTGTAGGAAGTGGATGGATGGTGGATAATAAACGTGCATGTGTCACTCTACGGGTAATCGCTATCTTATCGATTTTTCCGACaaactttgttgttgttattggaCAAAAACAGGCTTTAATCCATTGATATGTGGCTTTATGTaaactttttgaaacattaaCAATATTTATGATACATttctaataaaataaaaaccagcTGCAAAAGATCTGTTAAAGGGCTCATTGATTGAAAATGcacattaattatttaaaatgatttaatttattcttttaaatacgttaaacaccgTTAAAAATCACTTTCGGTGTATTTTTTATCCTTCCATTCACAGAAGACTCCTGTATGCTTAATCTCAAACTAAACGAAGTGTAACGCTAACCCGCATTGGCTATCACAGCGCTTAAATCTTTTCCCTTATCGGTATCCGCAAACTGAAGGTTAAAAGTATCAAATCAATAAACGGTCCGGTGTGCTGGTTCGttccctttccttcccttcaGTTCAATTGCTCAACAGGTTTCGATtagaacgagaaaaaaacgaaaaacgggTCCCGGCAATAACCTTCCAACCCTGAACTCTGTCACATTTGCCCTTCGTGTGATAGAATTTTAATAATCCTGTGACCTTTAATTCCACCAGCATAATAAGAAATGGAAGAGGTAAATACAAAGCAGTTGTAAATTTGTGTAGGAGGACAATTGTACCGTGTTTAAAAgaatttataaataattatcAGACAAAGCAATCAATTATACATTAAAACGTACAATTTGCTGCCAGTTTGTGTTTCAAACCGTTTGAATCTTGAAGTGATAGTCTTTCCTTCAAttacaccaaaagaaagctTACAAATAGTAATACAAGCACACAAAAGTTAACCTTTCCTGTCACAAGCAATTACGTAGAAAACAACCTTCCCCAGTACAAGCGACCGGTACAGCTAGCTGCTTGATGTTAAATAATAACACTTTTTTGTACTGTTGGCAAATTTGGTTCCCTCGAATTTCTTTTATGAAACTCGCGTGAATTAACCACTAAAATcagaaggaagaaagaaaaaaacaatcgtcACCCGTAAACCTTCACGAGTTTGCACCAACGAGAGTCAAACGAGCACCACTGGtcacaaatcaaatcaaaaaatACAATCCGCACAGTGGCAAACCCACATCCCACATCCCCCAAACTATTCCCAAACTAAAAACACCCTAGAGGGACCGTAGAGCTTTTGAGGGCTAGTACCACCGCTGTAGTGTGTAGGGATGGAATGGAAGGTGAAAGGTGTAGATTTCGATTGCCCGATAATTACATGGTTACACACCCGTGAAACGTAGCCGCTCAGAACGGTACGAACCACACGACCCCAACCGACCTCAACACCACAAACGATGTACAGTTTTCGATGGACTTCTAACCAATGATCGAATCCTTGCCACGTCCAGTATAACGGTGACTGGCACGTGGATAGGACCCACGAAGAAAAATCGTTCGTAGTAATCGCGCTTGACGCGCTTTCGTGCGATGTTGCATTAGTAGCACGTGAGTGAGTGTGCGACTGACTGGGGCAGACAGGAATACACACGGTAGAATAATGAAACGATAAACGGTTACGCTCACTGAAAGGATACACACAATGGGATGTGGACCATCAAATGCAGCTGTGCCAGTAACGGGCGAAGGGGTTTCAACCATCTCTAAGCTTGTCTATCGTAAGTGAAAATTGGAGTTGCATCAATTGTGTATTGTGAGGTGTAAATTTGTGAAAACAGCAACCTTGTTGCGTACGATTAGCAAAGAAAAAGATGAGGAAACACTCCCGATTACAGCTTTTGTTGGATATCGCAAGCTcttcattttaaaatgaatGTGATAAAAACGAGTTGAAATGTTGATATTTATAGTTGATAGATATgcctagttttttttatttcggacttattttttaattgtcCTATCCTATTGATGATGGAAAGCAATAGATTGATTGAGAAATCTATTGAACTCAATCTCAAACTGGTCCgtgcagtttgtttttaaaaatcttcatttgaCTTTCGTGGCGAGTCTCGAATTTGAATGCAACGTTTTGACACACAAGATGAATTTTTTTATACGGTCAGATGCAGAGGCAAATTTTCCTATAAGCCGACGGAGCGATCGGGGGGGAAAGGGGGGTGAGGGTCTAAAGGGAACCCCAACGTAAACCTCCACATGTTCGTTCGCTTTTATAAacgaatgatttattttttattaatgtgCACACATGAACGGAAAACTAAATCTTTCTCAAAGTAGTACATTCTTACAAGTGAGTGTGTAGAATGTGTTGGTAACGTTTATATCAATTAAAAGTTGTAACAAACTTTGGAAACAATGTTTGACGGCCTAGACAAACCTAGACATATTTTCGCACTCTTCCATATCAGCAATAAAACCTCTCATGGCAATAAAGCAGAAGCTCCTGggatgtttaatttatttttttaaaaagcttATTCGATTGCTTTGGTCTTGATTGCAAGAACGAAAATTCTACAAATACGCAAGTACAGGATAATCATTGTCGGACACTTGGATCTAAGGTAATGTTTACATATCtgtgaaacaaaaatcacacacactttgtgcaGTAGTTTTCACATCTCATATACATGAGTGAGCAAACAAATGATTTGCAAAATCTTCGTTACAAATAGAAAAGTACAGTTATGAGTACTCAAAAGTACTCGTTATGGGTTCCCAACTGTAcgtacttcttcttcttctatttggcctaacttcctacgcggacatgctggCGTATAcataggctttcgagacttaattcattatcacgcagccggatagtcaaaatccttgctacggggggacgggtccattctaggtttgaacccatggcgaGCACGTAATTGggtcgttcgagttgatgactgtactaTGGGATTTGTACCCGTGTTCCACTGTAATTACTACCATATAAAAGTACAGAAGAAAATTAAGCCCTAACGAATTCAGGATTATGTATTTGCTATTCGTTAAACGATattcataaaaaagcaaacagtgTAATTTTTGTCGATATTGATACTTTTTGGGGACTTTTAAGGAAACTAAGGGTTTCATTTCGATCCCCCGCTTAAGGCCCCGAGATAAATAAATCCGCCTCTGATCAGATGCACAGTATCTACAGCGACCAGAGACGGCCACCTTATGTCGGATACCTTatattttcattacatttcTGATTTTGATCACTTATCGGAACATTGTCTTCACACATCGTACAGG
Coding sequences within:
- the LOC120900498 gene encoding serum response factor homolog, translated to MDPTGGRDSRYNLNYSMSMMSESPEIYGNPNVSLARPPSGGLVGQVMSRGGNGGTGLMNANGPQCGSGGGGGGGGGGGGGGGGGGGGLSRGIKRTNSDCYDDRQQMVGSQNMTGLDGCTVGSEVVDDSYTSLQPKKSPPSNGKKTKGRVKIKMEYIDNKLRRYTTFSKRKTGIMKKAYELSTLTGTQVMLLVASETGHVYTFATRKLQPMITSEAGKALIQTCLNSPDPPTGSSGDQRMSATGFEETELSYNIGDEDSKDDRSPMSSGSESDDYSPPESPPPGPSVNTSSNTNVNSSNNHHLQQQQPQQGSSNEKHTTRSAGTQSAGSGAASSTAAGTATTSVMTASSAAAAATINAIQQQIQQQQQALQQQIQHCQQQLQQQKQQPKSGKAKASTVKVKQEPVAPSAVPPSSTISTATSSTIVAPAPNSVAPQITSSIIYPASALSTLPQDVLLNLLQSGQIQLHSEGGTQKYVTIPLPLMSGNKTTTKSSNASNGQQKSSSGNSTSSTSASSSVPVTSTRSGSGASSSRRNATTIKTEVLE